Within Gammaproteobacteria bacterium, the genomic segment CCCGCACCACCACCCACGGCCGTAACATGGCGGGCGCCCGCGCGTTGTGGCGGGCCACGGGTATGAAAAACGACGATTTCGACAAACCCATTATCGCTGTGGCGAATTCCTTCACCCAGTTCGTGCCGGGCCATGTGCATCTGCAGGATCTGGGGCAAATGGTGTGTCGGGAGATCGAGGCCGCCGGCGGCGTG encodes:
- a CDS encoding dihydroxy-acid dehydratase (catalyzes the dehydration of 2,3-dihydroxy-3-methylbutanoate to 3-methyl-2-oxobutanoate in valine and isoleucine biosynthesis) yields the protein MPQYRSRTTTHGRNMAGARALWRATGMKNDDFDKPIIAVANSFTQFVPGHVHLQDLGQMVCREIEAAGGV